TACATTCGAATAATTTCCAAACCTTTACCCAGTGCAAAGGAGCTGCTTCAATTGGAGGCTCGCTGTCTTGAACCATGGGCAAAAAACACGCCCGAATATTTCTCAGAGGCGGCGTCCGTACCGGCAAAATACGCCTTTGCTCATTCTGTTATACAGTGGAGGTGGCGAAACTTTCGCATGATTATGTATCGACCTTTTGTCATCCGACGCGCTTTGCTTGCGCGTAACGGCCGTAAAGACAACTTGAGTGCAGAGTCGCTCCAGGCTTACGATCGATGCTTGGAGGATGCCAAGCAAACCATAATATCTATAAGCGATTTTTGGGCATCGTGCAATCATATCCGCCTATTTGCGTGGTATGCATTGTGAGTATTCGACTTTTGGGCTGATGGTAACTCGGAAACTAATCATAATGAAGATACTTCCTCTTCCAAGCTGCTTTAATCCCGTGTATTTGTCTTCGACACAGCATCAATTCTCCACAGGCGCCTGACTGGCGGGATCAAATCGATACTTCCCTCAAAGTTCTTGCATCATTGGTGGCAGTGAATCCAAGCGCTAGAAGATGCCACCAAGTAATTGTCAGCCTCTGCGGCACTCATCTGGCCTCGGCAATACCTCTTTTGGAAGATGTCGACGCACAGGATCCGAATCGCGGAGAAGATTCCAGTGGTATATACGGCGGCGCGCACCACCAATCATCCGACGTTGACGGTGACAGATCGATGGTCGCCGCAGATGCTTCTAATGACCAAATGGATGCAGTATTTTCGATGATGTGGCCAAATGCACTGCTTGATGGtggccaagagcaagatgATTCCTGGATGGATTTTCTCAACGGGATGTAGGAGCATAACAATCTCTAAATAAACGTCGCATTTTGCTTTGATACAAAAATCCCATTGAATAAACTATCCACCCTTTATGAGTTTCATACATATACCATTTAAAGCAAGCTATGATACCTTACTCGATTTAGTGGTTAAACATGGGGTACTCGGAGCTTTGATGTAAAGCTTCATATAATATATTATGTACAATTGCCAAACTTAACGCCCTCTAAGTCTTTATTTCTATACTTTCTATCATTACATCGTATCTGCCCCGACTTTTTGACAGAATAAATTCGCCGTTAACCAAGTCGTTTGTCTTTGCTCGGTAGACTGCCCCCTCCATCGTTGTTTCAATGCCGGCAGCCAGATGCCGAGACGCAACTCGCACGCAAGCGAGATCTGGTTCCACATGAACGAACCACTTGTCATCGACGAGATTTGCAATTTCATCCCATGGAGGCTCGTCGCAGAGAAGATAGTTGCCTTCCAGTATGCATACGTCCACATCAGCTTCTATCAGTAGTCCATCGGCTACTGGGTCTTTGATTGCGTGGTCAAAAGTAGGAGCGAGGACAAGCTGACGGCGAGAATTGGTCTTGAGCTTTCGAATGAAGCTCACTGCTGCATGTCCGTCAAAAGTCCAGGGCGCGCCGCGGCGAGCAAGAGCCTCGGATGCATTGGGAAGCTTTCGAAGCGTAGCGAGTGGTAGATGAAAGCCGTCGGCGGATATAACAATTGTTTTTGGGCTCTTTGACGGTAAAGAGTTGATGATATTGGCAACTTGGTTGGCTATTGTTGTCTTTCCAGAGCCAGGAGGACCAGCTATTGCAACTATGAGGCGTGGAATCGGATGCTCTATGCCGCTAGCAGTTGTCGCTTTTGCTTTCCGTTCCTCCCACTTGTCGAGGATGTAGTCCACAAGTAACCTATATGTTCGATCCATTTTTCTATACAAATTATAGTTGACACAGAAAATCGAATGCCGACTTCATATAACGACTCTGTATAGCGATGCGGACGTAGCATCCCGTCAAGTCTCCCATTTAAGACTCTTCAGTGGCCACCATATCCACTTTCTTCGCGCTTTCTACCGAGTCATTGCTTTGATTACGGGCGACTGTCACCCTGACCCCACGACAACCCCGCTATATCTCCAAGCACGCCGATCCATCCGCACCACTAGCATCTCACTCGCCCTGATGCTCAGCGAACGACCCATGGACATGTCCGCTCGCTCGCCGCTTAATCTATAGATAAAATGGTACTTGGTTA
This portion of the Trichoderma atroviride chromosome 6, complete sequence genome encodes:
- a CDS encoding uncharacterized protein (EggNog:ENOG41) gives rise to the protein MDRTYRLLVDYILDKWEERKAKATTASGIEHPIPRLIVAIAGPPGSGKTTIANQVANIINSLPSKSPKTIVISADGFHLPLATLRKLPNASEALARRGAPWTFDGHAAVSFIRKLKTNSRRQLVLAPTFDHAIKDPVADGLLIEADVDVCILEGNYLLCDEPPWDEIANLVDDKWFVHVEPDLACVRVASRHLAAGIETTMEGAVYRAKTNDLVNGEFILSKSRGRYDVMIESIEIKT